From the Marinomonas sp. THO17 genome, one window contains:
- a CDS encoding CYTH domain-containing protein, whose amino-acid sequence MATELELKLMLQPEYLKSASDFLDEICAQADDESNSRQPTLNLMNAYYDTPEATLMQAGMALRIRAINDKYIQTVKTRGSSRIGMHARGEWEWQLEQDRLDLTLLNQLPLPDALQDMAWSRQLEEAYRTDFQRQVWNIQLYDTCMEVVCDHGKVTSPHGEDNICELELELKSGSELGLYEFALQLAERVPVQISVVSKAQKGVRLKQGHIEFPQRPIGTFDTSVLGAYWYEVWLVYWEAMFFMKDEVLLQPFRHTLHQMRPFLPSHLDQALVALDQTLDELYKAEEDQVLGLLAGLKSVGSLMLKIGQWLNQQSH is encoded by the coding sequence ATGGCAACTGAACTAGAACTTAAGTTAATGCTTCAGCCTGAGTATCTCAAGTCTGCAAGTGATTTTCTTGATGAAATATGTGCTCAAGCTGATGATGAGAGCAATTCCCGCCAACCCACATTAAATTTGATGAATGCTTATTACGACACGCCCGAGGCCACCTTGATGCAAGCTGGTATGGCACTGCGTATTCGTGCGATCAATGATAAATACATTCAAACAGTGAAAACTCGCGGTAGCAGTCGCATTGGTATGCATGCAAGAGGTGAGTGGGAGTGGCAACTTGAGCAAGACCGCCTAGATTTAACCTTATTAAATCAGTTGCCTTTGCCAGATGCTTTGCAAGACATGGCTTGGAGTCGTCAACTAGAAGAAGCTTATCGTACCGATTTCCAGCGCCAAGTGTGGAATATTCAGCTGTATGACACATGCATGGAAGTGGTTTGTGATCATGGCAAAGTGACATCGCCTCATGGCGAAGACAATATTTGTGAGTTAGAACTTGAATTGAAGTCTGGCTCCGAATTGGGATTGTATGAATTTGCTTTACAATTAGCAGAGCGGGTTCCTGTGCAGATTAGTGTCGTTTCAAAAGCACAAAAAGGTGTACGTTTGAAACAAGGGCATATTGAATTTCCGCAACGTCCCATTGGCACCTTTGATACATCAGTGTTAGGGGCTTATTGGTATGAAGTTTGGTTGGTGTATTGGGAGGCAATGTTCTTTATGAAGGACGAAGTCTTGTTGCAACCATTTCGTCATACCCTACATCAAATGCGTCCATTTTTGCCGTCTCATTTAGATCAAGCGTTAGTGGCATTAGATCAAACGTTAGACGAGCTTTATAAAGCTGAGGAAGATCAGGTGTTAGGTCTGTTAGCAGGATTAAAGTCGGTAGGCAGTTTGATGTTAAAAATTGGTCAATGGCTTAATCAGCAGAGTCATTAG
- the argA gene encoding amino-acid N-acetyltransferase translates to MRSSVPEELNYVDWFRHSSPYINAHRGKTFVILIPGEAVECDHFSSIIHDLALLDSLGIRLVLVQGARPQINRILTSRHAAPPLENDYRVTPHNQLTDVIQASSAVRVQLEAQLSMGLANTPMDGARLKVCSGNYVIARPLGVVDGIDYGHSGEVRRIDSDAIFRLLEDDNMVLLPHLGFSPTGEVFNLKSEDVATQAAIQLKADKLIIYTDEEGVFNEAGELYSELLAKDAEAILQDQSLHNITQHALEACVQSVRHGVPRAHIISYNENGGLLRELFTREGSGTMIDEDSYEQLRPAHIDDVGGMMALLAPLEEKGALVRRSRELLENEIDRFIVIERDGAIVACAALYPFEQEQAGELACLAVSPNYRGSNRGEHLLKGIEKAAKKLKLNTLFLLTTRTAHWFIERGFNETNLASLPMQKQALYNYQRNSKIFSKHL, encoded by the coding sequence ATGAGAAGCAGTGTGCCTGAAGAACTGAATTACGTAGATTGGTTTCGCCATTCTTCCCCTTATATCAATGCCCACCGAGGCAAAACCTTTGTCATTCTTATTCCCGGTGAAGCGGTGGAATGCGACCATTTTTCCAGCATCATTCATGATCTAGCCCTGCTGGATTCATTAGGTATTCGCCTCGTATTGGTACAAGGGGCACGTCCACAAATTAATCGAATTTTGACCAGTCGTCACGCTGCGCCACCACTAGAAAATGACTATCGCGTCACACCACATAATCAATTGACGGATGTCATTCAAGCCTCCTCGGCAGTAAGGGTTCAATTAGAAGCACAACTTTCTATGGGGCTTGCCAATACGCCTATGGATGGCGCACGTTTGAAAGTCTGTAGTGGTAACTATGTGATTGCCCGTCCACTTGGTGTGGTCGATGGCATTGATTATGGGCACTCAGGTGAAGTACGTCGTATTGACAGTGATGCTATTTTTCGCTTGCTTGAAGACGACAACATGGTGTTGTTACCCCATCTGGGCTTTTCGCCTACTGGTGAAGTCTTCAACCTTAAAAGCGAAGATGTTGCTACCCAAGCCGCCATTCAACTCAAAGCCGATAAGTTAATTATTTATACCGACGAAGAAGGTGTTTTTAATGAAGCAGGTGAGCTGTATTCCGAACTGTTAGCTAAGGACGCAGAAGCCATTTTACAAGATCAGTCTCTGCATAACATTACCCAACATGCTTTAGAAGCCTGTGTTCAGTCGGTTCGTCATGGTGTGCCACGTGCTCACATCATTTCTTATAATGAAAATGGCGGCTTACTGCGCGAGCTTTTCACTCGTGAAGGTTCAGGCACCATGATTGACGAAGACAGTTATGAGCAACTGCGCCCAGCTCACATCGACGATGTGGGTGGCATGATGGCATTATTGGCCCCCTTAGAAGAAAAAGGAGCTTTAGTACGTCGCTCACGGGAACTTTTGGAAAACGAAATCGACCGTTTTATTGTCATTGAACGTGATGGCGCCATTGTTGCTTGTGCAGCCCTCTACCCCTTTGAACAAGAGCAAGCAGGCGAGTTGGCTTGTTTAGCCGTATCACCCAACTATCGTGGTTCAAACCGAGGTGAACACTTACTAAAAGGCATAGAAAAAGCGGCTAAGAAACTTAAATTGAACACTCTGTTTTTGCTCACCACTCGCACCGCCCATTGGTTTATTGAACGTGGCTTCAATGAAACCAACCTTGCCAGTTTACCCATGCAAAAACAGGCACTTTACAACTATCAGAGAAACTCAAAAATCTTCTCTAAACATTTGTAA
- a CDS encoding SoxR reducing system RseC family protein has protein sequence MIEESGKVMAVSEGFAEVETIRTSSCSTCRARHGCGHHAIAQVSPANRMRMQAIDPLSVEVGQQVVIGIPEDTLLQASLWMYLMPLLGLVTGAVIPSLWAGSNHFAVMLSIVGFAMGLVFARHKANQSSSNQDFYPKIIRIESVTDESSPLLFSP, from the coding sequence ATGATTGAAGAAAGCGGAAAAGTCATGGCGGTGAGTGAAGGTTTTGCCGAAGTCGAAACCATTCGTACCTCTAGTTGCTCCACTTGTCGAGCACGTCATGGCTGTGGTCATCATGCCATTGCACAAGTTTCGCCAGCAAATCGTATGCGTATGCAAGCCATTGATCCTCTTTCGGTCGAGGTTGGGCAGCAAGTGGTGATAGGTATACCTGAAGACACCTTGTTGCAAGCTTCCTTATGGATGTACTTGATGCCTTTGTTGGGTTTAGTAACTGGCGCTGTAATACCTTCTTTGTGGGCTGGCTCAAATCATTTTGCCGTTATGTTAAGTATTGTGGGATTTGCGATGGGCCTAGTGTTTGCCAGACACAAGGCGAATCAGTCCTCTAGTAATCAAGATTTTTACCCGAAAATTATACGAATTGAGTCCGTTACTGATGAATCCAGCCCTCTGCTGTTTTCACCTTAA
- the rpoE gene encoding RNA polymerase sigma factor RpoE, with protein sequence MQHETSSDQTLVEKVQQGDKRAFDLLVIKYQYKVVGLISRYIQDKSEVLDVAQESFIKAYRSINNFRGDSAFYTWLYRIAVNTAKNHLVSRSRRPPESDVELDNEEVFSAYESLSDIATPEAKLNSSRLEQAVYHAIEQLPEELRSALTLREFDGLSYEDIALIMDCPVGTVRSRIFRAREAVEKHIRPIMGTGESS encoded by the coding sequence ATGCAGCACGAAACGTCTTCTGACCAGACGTTAGTTGAAAAAGTACAGCAGGGTGATAAGCGGGCATTCGATTTACTGGTGATCAAATACCAGTACAAGGTCGTGGGGCTAATCAGTCGTTATATTCAAGATAAAAGCGAAGTTCTCGACGTGGCGCAGGAAAGCTTTATCAAAGCATACCGTTCCATTAACAATTTTCGAGGTGACAGTGCTTTTTATACTTGGCTTTATCGTATTGCCGTGAATACAGCGAAAAATCATTTGGTAAGCCGTTCACGACGCCCACCTGAATCGGATGTTGAGTTGGATAATGAAGAGGTGTTTAGCGCCTATGAATCTTTGTCTGATATAGCAACACCAGAAGCTAAGCTCAACTCCAGCCGACTTGAGCAGGCGGTGTATCATGCCATTGAGCAATTGCCTGAGGAGCTTCGTAGTGCATTGACCCTACGAGAATTTGATGGCCTCAGTTATGAAGACATAGCGCTTATAATGGATTGCCCTGTTGGTACGGTACGCTCACGTATATTTCGAGCCCGTGAAGCCGTAGAAAAGCATATTCGTCCTATTATGGGCACAGGAGAGTCGTCATGA
- the argE gene encoding acetylornithine deacetylase produces MPALPSLISMMTQLIASPSISCSQAHWDQSNKDVIQLLESWLSSQGFQCEVMSLPDQPNKYNLIATLGQGEGGLVLSGHTDTVPYDEGRWQSDPFKLQERDQKLYGLGSCDMKGFFAIVLDTIGHMALNDLKEPLIILATADEESSMSGARALVQQNKLKARYALIGEPTALTPVYAHKGIMMERIQVTGQAGHSSNPALGNNALDAMHAVMSELMDFRQQLKRDYRDASFVIDYPTMNFGCIHGGDNPNRICGRCELEFDLRALPGMSNQSLMSEIAQRLPNIEEKTGTKIQLNSLFPDVPSFYTPIESAIIKACENLTKRPAQTVAFATEGPFLNQMGMETLVLGPGSIDQAHQPNEFMALDQIQPMQKVIRGLIERFCLQSTEQ; encoded by the coding sequence ATGCCCGCGTTACCTTCCCTCATTAGTATGATGACACAGCTGATCGCTTCTCCCTCTATCAGTTGCAGTCAAGCGCATTGGGATCAGTCAAACAAAGATGTGATCCAACTATTAGAAAGCTGGCTCAGTTCACAAGGCTTTCAATGTGAAGTCATGTCATTGCCAGATCAACCAAATAAATACAATCTCATCGCCACCTTAGGGCAAGGTGAAGGCGGCTTGGTGCTTTCTGGTCATACCGATACCGTCCCTTACGATGAAGGTCGTTGGCAGTCTGATCCGTTCAAGTTACAAGAACGCGACCAAAAGCTTTACGGCTTGGGCTCTTGCGATATGAAAGGCTTTTTTGCCATTGTCTTAGACACCATAGGTCACATGGCACTTAATGACTTGAAAGAGCCTCTCATTATTCTCGCCACTGCCGACGAAGAAAGTTCTATGTCCGGCGCACGGGCCCTGGTACAACAAAATAAACTAAAGGCTCGCTACGCCTTGATTGGTGAACCCACTGCCTTGACGCCAGTGTATGCTCACAAAGGCATTATGATGGAACGCATCCAAGTCACTGGACAAGCAGGACATTCTTCCAATCCGGCATTGGGAAACAACGCTTTGGACGCTATGCATGCGGTGATGTCAGAACTCATGGACTTTCGCCAGCAATTAAAACGTGATTATCGTGATGCCAGCTTCGTGATTGACTACCCAACCATGAACTTTGGGTGCATTCATGGTGGTGATAATCCAAACCGTATATGCGGTCGCTGCGAATTAGAATTTGATTTGCGTGCCTTACCCGGTATGAGCAATCAATCTTTGATGTCGGAAATCGCTCAACGCCTACCCAACATCGAAGAGAAAACCGGTACAAAAATTCAACTCAATAGCTTGTTCCCTGATGTACCATCATTTTACACGCCCATTGAATCCGCTATCATAAAAGCGTGTGAAAACTTAACAAAACGTCCGGCACAAACCGTTGCCTTTGCGACTGAAGGACCTTTTCTAAATCAAATGGGAATGGAAACCTTAGTTTTGGGACCAGGTTCAATCGACCAAGCTCATCAACCCAATGAGTTTATGGCGCTAGATCAAATTCAACCTATGCAGAAGGTAATTCGCGGCCTAATTGAACGCTTTTGCCTACAATCAACTGAGCAATAA
- a CDS encoding MucB/RseB C-terminal domain-containing protein: MILTPWRLAVAQTPDAVQLLRNMTEAFHTLSYDGVFVHSEASNMNSMRIRHSVLSGMEYESLVDLDGDKVEVLRVDDKIICVHPDPTSENRNSPFRAPFKGLKKVSHERLALGYELAVSKESYRVAGRDAVRLTLQPRDEYRYGHVFWLDKENHFLLKHDVVKSDGQLLERVQFTSINFSPDLKQEDFVPKNGLRRKEQTKQPPVKVKNAWQFEWLPAGFSLVWTEARALNHGTNMLLLSDGMATISVFVEPSQTIRPTSVMGMGATVAGMSSFKVKDDFYLLTMVGEVPGETIDRLMTVFMPRVEND; encoded by the coding sequence GTGATATTGACGCCTTGGCGTTTAGCCGTGGCGCAAACGCCTGATGCTGTGCAATTGTTGCGTAATATGACTGAGGCTTTTCATACCTTAAGTTACGATGGGGTATTTGTGCATTCTGAAGCCTCTAATATGAACAGCATGCGCATACGTCACAGTGTATTAAGTGGTATGGAATATGAAAGTTTAGTGGATTTAGATGGTGATAAGGTTGAAGTCTTGCGTGTCGATGACAAAATCATCTGTGTTCATCCTGATCCGACTTCAGAGAATCGAAATTCGCCTTTTAGAGCACCATTCAAAGGGTTAAAGAAAGTATCTCATGAACGCTTGGCGTTAGGCTATGAGTTGGCGGTGAGTAAAGAATCATATCGGGTGGCGGGGCGCGATGCTGTCCGTTTAACGCTGCAACCGAGAGACGAATATCGATATGGGCACGTATTTTGGTTAGATAAAGAAAACCATTTTTTGCTGAAACATGATGTGGTTAAGTCGGATGGACAACTTTTAGAGCGGGTACAATTTACGTCGATAAATTTTTCTCCTGACTTGAAACAGGAAGATTTTGTCCCCAAAAATGGTTTGCGAAGAAAAGAACAAACTAAACAGCCTCCAGTTAAGGTGAAAAATGCCTGGCAGTTTGAATGGCTACCAGCTGGGTTCAGCTTAGTATGGACAGAGGCGCGTGCCTTAAATCATGGTACAAACATGTTATTACTGTCTGATGGTATGGCGACTATTTCTGTATTTGTTGAGCCCAGTCAGACAATAAGACCCACTTCTGTAATGGGCATGGGAGCAACGGTTGCTGGGATGAGCAGCTTTAAAGTGAAAGATGATTTTTATCTGTTAACCATGGTCGGGGAAGTGCCTGGCGAAACCATTGATCGACTGATGACGGTATTTATGCCAAGAGTAGAAAATGATTGA
- a CDS encoding DegQ family serine endoprotease has protein sequence MNRLLKHANYLVVSIVMMTSMLANAASLPDFTELVDKASPAVVNISTEQTVTTQTGNEGRRQFSPNNDELNEFFKHFFGQQPFGQQNPPQQGQRSSLGSGFIVSHDGYVLTNNHVIDGADVIHVRLSDRREYQAKLVGTDPRTDLALLKIEADDLPIVDMGDSDDLKPGQWVLAIGSPFGFDYTVTAGVVSATGRNLPSDNYVPFIQTDVAINPGNSGGPLFNLDGEVVGINSQIYTRSGGFMGVSFAIPSNLAMSVVEQLKKDGKVSRAWLGVLIQDVSNDLAESFGLDRPSGALISRVLPDSPAEKSGLRSGDIIMSFNGKSIEHSGELPYVVGRMKAGEVVDAEVYRDGKEQDIKITLDNRPDDSKTLAQAQQDQNRLGMIVGEVPAEMAKRYNIDNGVVIEQVLGGTAARNGLQQGDVITMLNGKRINSVADFTDITKDIPSGRSVPMRVIRQGYPMFIPFKIMD, from the coding sequence ATGAACAGATTGCTTAAACACGCTAATTATCTGGTTGTCAGTATTGTTATGATGACTTCCATGTTAGCCAACGCGGCTTCATTGCCTGACTTTACGGAGTTAGTGGATAAAGCTTCCCCAGCGGTCGTGAACATCAGTACGGAACAAACGGTGACCACGCAAACGGGCAATGAAGGCAGACGTCAATTTAGCCCTAATAATGACGAATTGAATGAGTTTTTTAAGCACTTCTTTGGCCAACAACCCTTTGGTCAGCAAAATCCACCGCAGCAAGGACAACGAAGCTCTTTAGGCTCAGGTTTTATTGTTTCTCATGATGGTTATGTACTGACCAATAATCATGTGATAGATGGTGCCGATGTGATTCATGTACGCTTGAGTGACCGTCGTGAATACCAAGCCAAGCTTGTTGGAACGGATCCTCGCACAGATTTGGCATTGCTGAAGATTGAAGCCGATGATTTACCGATTGTTGATATGGGCGATTCAGATGACCTGAAACCGGGTCAATGGGTGCTCGCCATCGGTTCTCCGTTTGGTTTTGACTATACGGTAACGGCAGGCGTAGTGAGTGCAACTGGTCGTAACTTGCCATCGGACAATTATGTTCCCTTTATTCAAACCGATGTGGCGATCAACCCAGGGAATTCAGGTGGACCCTTGTTTAACCTTGATGGCGAAGTAGTGGGCATTAACTCGCAAATCTATACTCGCTCTGGTGGTTTCATGGGAGTGTCATTCGCGATTCCGTCCAATTTGGCTATGTCTGTGGTTGAGCAGTTGAAGAAAGACGGTAAAGTGTCTCGTGCTTGGCTGGGAGTATTGATTCAGGATGTAAGCAATGATTTGGCGGAATCTTTCGGCTTGGATCGTCCAAGTGGCGCCTTAATTAGTCGCGTATTGCCTGATTCTCCTGCTGAGAAATCAGGCCTGCGTTCTGGCGACATTATCATGAGTTTTAATGGTAAAAGTATTGAACATTCAGGTGAGTTGCCTTACGTGGTTGGTCGTATGAAAGCAGGGGAAGTGGTCGATGCAGAAGTGTATCGTGATGGCAAAGAACAAGATATTAAGATCACCCTAGACAATCGCCCTGATGACTCTAAGACCTTGGCGCAAGCCCAACAGGACCAAAATCGTCTAGGCATGATTGTAGGGGAAGTGCCTGCTGAAATGGCAAAACGTTACAACATTGATAATGGTGTCGTCATTGAACAAGTATTGGGTGGTACCGCAGCCCGTAATGGCTTGCAGCAAGGGGATGTGATTACCATGTTAAATGGCAAACGTATTAACAGCGTGGCCGACTTTACTGATATTACTAAAGACATTCCGTCTGGTCGCTCGGTACCTATGCGGGTTATTCGTCAAGGGTATCCTATGTTTATTCCCTTTAAGATAATGGACTAA
- the nadB gene encoding L-aspartate oxidase, with product MSRQYHHDIVIIGAGAAGLTLALELADQYRVAILTKADIREGSTLYAQGGVAAVLSEKDTIESHIKDTIGAGVELGNPDAIRFTVENSKASIDWLIDQGVPFTRYGESDEYHLTKEGGHSHRRIIHSADATGLAISKTLIKNASNHPNIEFFPNRVAIDVITTQKLGLGGQNRAVGMYALNLDDDATEVFHGNFVSLACGGSSKVYLYTSNPDTASGDGIAMAWRAGCRVANMEFNQFHPTCLYDAKAKTFLISEAVRGEGGKLLLPDGSPFMAKFDSRAELAPRDIVARAIDHEMKRLGVRHVWLDISHKDSDFIREHFPTLYKRCLEYGHDMTKGPIPVVPAAHYTCGGVVVDQHSLTDISHLYAVGETAYTGLHGANRLASNSLLECIVFARSAAKHIKQFNADLTHVSIPDWDESQVTDSDEDVVITHNWQELRRFMWDYVGIVRTNKRLLRAKHRVDLLQSEIHEFYANYKISNDLLELRNLAQVADLIIRSAMSRKESRGLHFTLDYPNKLEQSQPTVLTPEKKGQETKREVSAV from the coding sequence ATGAGTCGACAATACCATCATGACATCGTCATCATTGGCGCTGGCGCAGCCGGATTAACCCTTGCCCTTGAGCTAGCAGATCAATATCGGGTCGCCATTTTGACCAAGGCCGATATTCGTGAAGGCTCCACCTTGTATGCGCAAGGTGGCGTAGCAGCGGTATTGTCGGAAAAAGACACCATAGAATCTCATATCAAAGATACCATCGGCGCTGGAGTGGAACTGGGTAACCCCGATGCCATTCGTTTTACCGTCGAGAACTCCAAAGCCAGTATTGATTGGCTCATTGATCAAGGCGTGCCTTTTACCCGCTATGGTGAAAGCGATGAATACCACCTAACTAAAGAAGGCGGACACAGCCATAGACGCATTATTCACAGTGCCGATGCGACAGGATTAGCGATTTCCAAAACCCTAATCAAAAACGCCAGTAATCACCCCAATATTGAATTTTTCCCCAATCGCGTTGCCATCGATGTCATCACGACACAAAAATTAGGCCTAGGGGGACAAAATCGTGCGGTCGGAATGTATGCGCTGAATCTTGACGACGATGCAACGGAGGTGTTTCACGGCAATTTTGTCTCCCTCGCTTGCGGTGGCAGCAGTAAGGTATATCTCTACACCAGCAATCCTGATACAGCCTCTGGAGACGGTATCGCCATGGCTTGGCGTGCAGGTTGCCGTGTTGCTAACATGGAGTTTAATCAATTTCATCCGACCTGTTTATACGACGCTAAAGCCAAAACTTTTTTGATCTCTGAAGCAGTACGTGGAGAAGGTGGCAAACTATTGTTACCCGATGGATCGCCTTTTATGGCCAAATTTGACTCTCGAGCTGAATTGGCTCCACGGGACATAGTTGCTCGCGCCATAGATCATGAGATGAAACGTTTAGGCGTGCGCCATGTGTGGTTAGACATTTCCCATAAAGACAGTGACTTTATTAGGGAGCACTTTCCAACCCTCTACAAGCGTTGTTTAGAATATGGTCATGACATGACCAAGGGGCCAATTCCTGTGGTGCCCGCGGCACACTATACATGCGGTGGTGTTGTCGTAGATCAACATAGCTTAACAGACATCAGTCATTTATACGCTGTTGGTGAAACCGCCTATACAGGCCTTCACGGCGCAAACCGATTAGCCAGCAATTCCTTGTTGGAATGTATTGTATTTGCTCGCTCCGCAGCGAAACACATCAAACAGTTTAACGCTGATTTAACCCATGTCAGCATTCCCGATTGGGACGAAAGCCAAGTAACTGACTCTGATGAAGACGTGGTCATCACTCATAACTGGCAAGAATTACGCCGTTTTATGTGGGACTATGTCGGTATCGTTAGAACCAACAAACGCTTACTAAGAGCTAAACACAGAGTCGATCTGCTGCAATCTGAAATTCACGAATTTTACGCCAATTATAAAATTTCAAATGACTTATTGGAGTTGCGTAACTTAGCACAAGTAGCTGACCTCATTATCCGTTCAGCCATGTCACGTAAGGAAAGCCGAGGTTTGCACTTTACTCTGGATTACCCAAACAAACTTGAGCAAAGCCAACCCACTGTTCTCACCCCTGAAAAAAAGGGTCAGGAGACAAAACGTGAGGTGAGCGCTGTTTAA